The sequence CTTGCTCTTGCCCATGTGAAACAGTAATTTCAAGTTAGCTATTCTGCTTGGAAAGCCAGTAAATGTTGGCCTGAAGGTGCATGCAGATATTTTTCTGCACATTAAAATCCAAGCAATCCTTCTGTGCAGAAATGCATTACTTAAAATGAACAGTACTTTGGTCCAGCCTAATATATTAACCTGCAAACGAGAAATACAGCTTGAAGTTTTTCCTAATTggatttccattttaaaaatacaatggATTTGCATGATACACTTAAAATGTTTAGCTTTATTTTACATATGCCAGGATGTGGTGTTAATGTACTTACTGGGtatgatgccttgagaggctaccTAGAACAAGGGCTAGACAGAgctaaaggaataaagtaggcATTTATTAAAAGGACTTCAAAGGTTATACCTTGGGCAGTGCAAGAGCCCAGCCATGGCTACACCCAAGATAGACACTGGGTCACAAGTTCTTACACTTTTTTAAGTTCTGATCCATTTACGTGTTGGGGtaattgtccagttacagcttcaggttGTGAAGCCCCATCCTCTCAGATTGCTTTCCTCAATTCACTGTTgtttgggcctgaagctgcaatggtgACCTTGGTTCTTGGGCTGGGAAAGGATTGTTTTGCCTGACTAAGATGCAAAGAGAACTTACTAACACTTTATAGGAAGTTCAGTGTTACatactaatgcagtacagaatctggaaaatatgaaagctaaaacttaaggcatcattCATGggcttttttctcctgtttggAATTAGTATGTGTaggattggttttgtttttcctaccTACAGTTCACTTTGGAACGTcagaagacagcagaaaaagaacGTTTATTTCTTGTGTATGCTAAGCAGTGGTGGAGAGAATACCTGCAGATCAGGCCTACTCACAATGCAAGGCTGGTAAAGATCTTTGCACAGGTTCGTACATTTTATGAATAGACCAATCCTTTCTTTAAGTTAtcttttgattttattttgaacttCATGCATATGTGGAATCTGTATAGATTTATGATGTGCTTATGTTCAGGTCAGGGCTAAATGTGGTGTATCttgcaaaaaaatgaaatttgtaaGGACTGAACTTCTGTTTATCTATTGAAGCTTAAGAGAACGATGCAGACAGGAGGATTGCTCTGACTACCTCTGATGTACCAAGCGAAAAAGCCTGCTTAGTCTTGCCCTTAAATACTCACATATGTCAGAGACCTAGGTGGTCTGTACAAACTATTTCAGATAAGTTTTGTACCAGATAAAACAGTTACAAAAAATTGACTTCCTAGATGTATTAGAACAGATCCTCAAAATATTTGAACTCTGTATTGTCTGCAATGCAATCTCTCTGGTTTATGTCACACGACAACTACAGTCATAATTACTTGAGTCTGATAAGTTACTGTATCAGTTACTCCTCAGTAACTGTTCCTCAGTGAAAGGAATGTTATCATCCTTGCATTCTTCAGGCTGTGAATTTACCCTGCGTAGTAGCAATTTTCCTACCACAGTAACTTCTTATCTCAGAGCAGTGTCCTGAAGCGATCTGTGCCTCCTCTTGGGTGAGGCAGCAGTGTCCCTTTTGGCTGTGCCCTGAGTGCCCAGGAGTGATGTGAACTTCCCAATCCCAGACAGCAGCTGAGTCTCCATCCTGGCACTCTCTCACTCCTCGTCAGTGGGATGGGGGCAAGAATAAAAACtgcaaaagcaaggaaaatttcATGGGTTGGGATAAAGGTGGTTTAGTAACAGaaggcaaggaaggaaggaagggagggaaagcagTGATGTGAAGACAGTTATTCACCTCCTCCCAGAGCAGACAGATGCCCCAATAGTCTCTAAGCAGGGAGAAGTTTAGAAGAAGTCTGTTCCCCACCCTCActgtttttattgctgagcatgCCACTGTATGGCATAGAATATCTCTTTGGTCAGAtcaggtcagctgtcctggctgtgtccccttccAGCTTTTTGTCCACCCTGAACCTACACCTGTGTGGTGGCAGAACAAGAAGCAGAGGTGGTTGTGATCCTAtacaagccctgctcagcagcagcagcagcaacactgGTGTGTTCACAGCACTGTTTGGGTCACAGAtctaaaacacagcactgtgagggctgctgtgaagaaagcaAACTCCCTTCCAAATAGACCCAATACAAAGGCTTAAGGGTTTCAGGGCAGGGTACAAAGAGAAACAAGTCTATCATTAAATAGGATAGGAACTAGGCCCCAGCTAGATTAGTACCTATATAGAGTTTATCTTGAGTTTCCCATTGGCCATAGCAAATCTTAGTAAAACTTTCTGGGAACAGAAACGAGTTAATTAGATTAGTTTGATAATGTAGTTACCATCAGGTTTCAGATGAGTAATGCAGAAACAggcattatatatatataagacaaaatttaaaaataaatcctgcctgtgggatttttttaaaattgcttttgagCTGTGAAATAGTTTTCAACAGGATTCCAGTCAGCTTCaaataaatgctgcttttttttccactagcTTGCTGAAAAAGCATGACAAAACTTAATGGGGACAATATATGACCACAGTAAAGATATGAGACCATAATCTCCTGAAGCTGCAGAGATTCAAAAGACTTTGatcccttttaaaatatatatgagCATAAAAGTACCAATTTAGCCCAGTGAGGAACAGAAGACCTCTGTGCTTCTTGAAATAGTTTTAATAGATGATAATCATAGTATTTGCCTGCAGCACgtaataaaacagatttttaaaagtcatcttattgtttaatttttacagGAACTTAGAAATTCTTAGTATTATTGCTTAGTTTAGATCTAGCTAATATATCTAGTTGCTTAGTAGATCTAGTTACTTCattttgagtaatttttattGCTTGCTGTTATGAAAAGAGGTATTCAAATTCAGGAGGAAATAGACAccttttaaaatctaaaatcaGTTCCTGAATGTTTAATGTTTCTgggggagggtttttttggggtcgTTGTGGAATTTGGTGTGTGAGATTTGTTCTGGCTTGTTTTTATACTTGATGATAATGTTGAAATGTGGATAGTAGATAGAGTATAAATAGTTCCTCACCCATCTGAGAAAATTAATTGCAACCTGTGCTGTTCTTGATGTTCAGACATTTAGTCCAGAGTGCCCTGTGAGTGACAGAGCCCCACTGAAATCTGTCATGTCTCTAAATGAGTGGTCCTAATGGTCTTGTGTCCTAATTCTAGAAGTATTTTCGTATCTTACTGTTTCTGAGTGATACTTATTCCAGGGAGGATAcatcccagaggaaaaaagtctAAGCTCAGATTAACGTTTTTGGGACATTTGAGCAGCTGGCGAATAACCCCGTTTGCCATGTTCAGGATGAGAACGGCGTGAACCGGCCGGTGTGTTCGTTCGTGCGGCCCCTGCGGGCCGGGCGGCTGCTGGACACGCCGCGGCAGGCAGCGCGCTTCGTCAGCGTCCTGGGCCACGAGAGAGCGCCCGTCatcggcggcggcggcggcaagCAGGAGCAGTGGTGCACCCTGCTCGCCTTCCTGTGCCGGAACAAGGTGCGTGACAGTGCCCCTGTGTGGCACTGCGGGGCTGCTGGCCTGCCCCGACCCAAGGCAGGAGTTTAAAACAGGCTGCAAATGCATGCATTGAAATCAGATTTGGATGGTTCTGTTGCAGTCGCGCTTGAGGTGTTTTTAAAGACAAACAGGTGATAAATTGAAGACAAGAAGGCTTCGGAGCAGACTTCCTTTACTACTGCACTTGGGGTCCATTTGTCAATGCATATCTTTGACGGTGAaattgcttctcctctgttgcATTTCTAAGAACGCTTATTGTCATCCAATGAATCCCTGCTACTGTTCAGGACACTAGTTAAAATTCTGGACTTATCCAGGAAGAGTGGAAAAAGTCTCTTTAGTCTCTTGTCCTTTTGCTGACTTGatgggggtgtttttttgttggtttttgttttgttttggtttggtttggtttgattttgggtttgtggggttttttttccaataggTGGGCTGAAATATGCTGACTgtttttttgttccatttttgcAAGACAGGAATTTTCACTGGAAGTTTCAGCCTATTTCTTTGTGGTCTGACATTTTTGTAAtcaaaaagcaaatcaaattGTAACTGGTTCTAGCTTATAGCTCTTCTGTTTTATGAGCAGAAGTACCAGTAATCACTAGTGATACCTCTTTGGAGTGGTCCATGCTTTTCATTGCCACGGAGATACTTCTGCCTTCAAAAATGACATCACTGatgtgtttgcatttaaaagatgtgttCAGGGTAGCTGGAGCTGTATTCCAGGTTTTAGATCTGCCTCCAAGACCACGTAGAACAGGCATTGGCACTTGTCTCTGAATATCAGATGATGCATAAGTGCCCATaaaggcagctctggctgaCCACTGGCTTTCAGATGGAGATGGCAGTAGGGACTTGGAGGACTGCTGTGTTTGGAGGCACAGAGGAAGGTGTTCCTTCAAGGCAGAAATGGAAAGCTGTATGGAAAATAACTGAATTTAGCCCCTGAGACACCAGAcaccattatttttcttgtggaGAGTGgtatattattattaaaataacacaGGTTCACTACAAACTTGTTTAAACGTACCTTTCTGCACATTTCCCTTTTATGCTGTGATAGGGCAAGAATATGTTGTTTTGATACATCCAAGAACtctgaattttacattttcaacaTTCTGAATAGTTATTTGACTAAAAAGCCTTACTGTTCTGCTTCTGAATGCTGTACTTTGTGTTATGAAGCCTTCATTGTTTGAGCAATTTTTGTTCTTACTTTACAGCTAACAATTGTAAAGAGCTCAAGAGACAAAAGATATTAGACGTTGCATTTGgaaattgttttctgtgaatTATCAGTGGGGTAATGTGTTTATGAGATAAATGTTTTCctgactgaaggaaaaaaacagctgcCCATGATTCCCAGCTGTTTTACAGTTAGATCTGTGGGGGACCTTGTTTTATCTTTGTCTAGTTTCTGAAGATTGACAGCACAttgaagaaaaagtgaaataccAGTACAATTGGATTTTATTAAGTGAAAAAATTCCTAGCTGTGTGAGAATACTGCATAATTTCTAGTCTTGCCGCAGGTGTTTGCCTTATAtgaatttttacatttaagTAGAACATTGTTTTTGTTGTCATGGTCAGTAGATTCTGGTTTTGGGTTTCTTGAAGGTATCTCTATAATCATAAGAAATGTTTCCTAGTGTTAATCATACACTATACTTGAACAAACAATATCAACAGTCTATCATCAGAACATGCATTTTAAACTCATTTATTCTATTACAGAAAACTAAAACTTGTCTAGTTTAAATGGTAAAATCCTGACTTTTGATACATGCTTTAGATAAATAGGAGAGTAACATAACTTGTTAAATGGTGGTTTGATAATagctttattttattgctttaagtttttataattattaataatatttattaatatttactgTCTAGGGTGACTGTGAAGACCATGCTAATCTTCTGTGTAGTCTTCTTCTTGGGTTTGGATTGGAAGCCTTTGTGTGTGTtggaacaaaagcaaaaggagtCCCCCATACTTGGGTAATGACTTGTGGATCTGATGGAACAATTACTTTTTGGGAGAGCTTAACAGGACATAGGTGAGCAAAAAGAATATAAGAAAACAGAACTATGTATTTTGAGGTTTGTGTAGGATATTTCTGCtcttgtggttttctttttaatcttcatATCCTGTCATGTAATCCAGGTGATGTTtgtctgtgaattttttttttttcatctagtGCTTTTGCTTGGAATATAACTGACTCAGTGTGAGGAGAAGTATTTAATCATATATTTGTATTATATTAGTGTCTTTAATACTGTATGGTAACTGTTTTGTGTCTTATGGCAGCTGATTGCCATCGATGTTACTGCTGCCATCATTTGTAAAGGAAGTGAAATCTGACATGCTTGTTTAGGAACCCGTATTTTTTGCTTGATTTCATCAGTGAAATCAGTGTTggattactttttttctccctgaaaaaaTCTCTCTGAGTTCTCTGAGATTTTCTCTTGGCTTGATTCATTAGAGAAGGACACATGTAGGTTTTTGGTGTACTTAAGCTTCTGGAACATGTTCTTTCCTGTGTTCAAAACAAGCAATTCTCTTTTGCCACTGTTTGTGTATCCTGTGATTAGCATTTGCAGGTGTAGTTCTCTAAATGTGATGAATAACAGGGATACTGCATGAGCATGTTCTTATAATTGCAAAATTTAACTGCTTGATTAAACAGCTTATTTTTCTAGATTTAAAGActaaaaattatgtattatttGGTTGTATATTATGCCTCCAAAATGTGTACAATTACATTTCTGTGAACAAATTAATgccattttggggggaaaagttAATTACAAACTTggcttgtatttttaaaggaaaaatggcTATATCTGTCCCGTCTAAGTATTTTTACTTTGCCTTGAAAGAAGTTGTATTAATGAGAAGTTGAATCTTTTTGAGTAGGTACATCCACAGACCTATCAACCCTGATGACCCTCCCCTGGCTGAGCAACCCAAGCCACTGTATCCGTACCGCACAATTGGTTGTATCTTCAACCACGAAAAGTTCTTTGGAAATTGCCAGCCCTCTGATGCTGTGGAGGTGTGTGTGTTTGACCTGCATGATGAATCCAAATGGAAACCCATGAGTGGAGAAGCAATAAAATCTGTATGTGCTCCAGGAGCAACGTCTTCAgttcccccttttcctcctctatGTGCTTCTACAATAGATGCTGCTGTAACAAGCAATGAGATGGAAGTGCAGCTGAGGATACTGGTCTCTGAACACAGAAAGGTGAGAAAGATTGGCAGTGATCTGTCATGCTAACAGAGGTTCTTGCATTAATTTTACACTTGTTTTGGATAGCCATTTATTAGTTCACATATTTGTATCTTTGCAAtgtgttttccatcagttttttTAGAAATATGATATAGGAAAGGTGAAACAATTGAAAAAATGTTTGGGAAGACTGTAATGAGCTGTTTTAGACTATTATTTGCAGCGGTGATCCACGGCCTCATGTGTGGGCTTTTTCCCCCACCCTGCCTTCGCCCCTCATTCTGGGTCTGTGATCTTCAGCTTACTGGCACCTGCAGACTACCCATGAGGGGTCTCTAAAAGCACCAGGAAGATGAAATCTGGTTGTTAGTGAGCTTTGCCAATCCACACAAATGTTTCTGGTTCCCAGATAAAAGCAGGCTTTCAGCTTTCGTGGTCTTACTCTGACTGCTTTACAAAATCAGATCTTTTTAGAAGTTAATTTTTGTCCTTTACCAGGATTTTTACAAGGGACAATGTGCCAGAAATTATACTTCCTGTGCTGGACATGAAGGCAATGGTATTTTAAGTCCCTGTTAGCTTATGTCTGTTTTTAATGAGGTTTTTtgattgtttctgttttatctCCCCACACAATGCTTAGCCTTTAGGGTGGCAAAGTAATTCTCAGAGTGTGAGTCTGATGCAGCGTTGAATGCATACATAGAAGATTTTTCTACTTTGCATTTGGGATGCTGGGAGGGAGGTGCTTGTACGTGGTGGGAAGATAAATGGTAGAAAGAAGGTGCCTTTGTGTTTTGGGGAGCTGTTGTGCatcattttttcagaaagagtTTTCTATgagacatttgaaaaaaatgtcaggTGAATCTTAGTTGatcttttccatatttttgctGTGTATTTATGCATATCTTCTTACATTTCATGCCGAGATGTTGTAGCTGAAACATCTGGTTTCAACTCTGCTGACCTTATGTTTTAGTCTAATAGTTTAACTTCATTCCTTGATAAATGTTTGATACTTGTGGTGTCACTTGCTTCTGGTGGTGATGTTTGCTTCTCCCAGTTGGTGTGTGAGTCAATACACCAATCTCACTGCTTCATGAATTCACTACCATTAATTGCCAATATAAAGATTCTTGGATTTATTTGAATCTATACTGTAGGCAAGTTTAGGCATATCCTGATGTACATTCTGCACAGTTCTCATGGTCCTGTGACTTGCCTCCCAGGATCTTGGCCTTTCAACTGTTTGGGATGACCAGCTGTCCTACCTGTTGTCACAAGCATTAGCAGCCTATGAGCTGGAACGCACAACAGGTGTTTCTGCAGGGAATGAGGAGTTTCAGGATGCCGTAAGGAGAGCGGTACCCGATGGTCACACCTTCAAAGGGTTTCCCATCCATTTTGTGCACAGAAATGCCAGGAGAGTATTTGCTACATGTCTTAGGTAAGTCTAAGTATAAAGATATAGGTATGTGTTAAaactaaatagtttatttttttaataatgaattttaaagaaaatgaatttcCTTAGGTTAGAGCTGGAGGAAGAGTGATGTGGTGTGTGTAATGGATCATGAGGTACAGAGCTTTTAGGTTACATTGGTGATTCAGTGGTGGTAGACTTCTTGTGTATCAAATTGAAGAATGAGGagttaatttcatttctctgtacCTCTTAAAAATGATCAGTGGTGGTGTCATTTTCCTCCAAGGCAACAGCCTTTGCACTATAGAACAATATTATTATTTGTAATGACAGGCTCATGAtaataatttttacttaaatGCTAgtcacactttaaaaaaaaattgcactgtGTAATTAAAAACTTTAACAATATCTTAGGATTGTCTGTTActcctgtgtttatttttgtcataTAGGTCtcctttttgtgaagaaataaTCTGTTGTAGGGGAGACCAAGTGCGACTTGCAGTTCGTGTACGAGTGTTTGCATACCCTGAATCTGCGTGTGCTGTTTGGATCATGTTTGCTTGTAAATACCGCTCTGTCCTttgaaaaaatcccagattGTTCATACCTTTTTAGTGCTGCAAAATAATGTATGTGGGTGTAAAATGattcaattaaaaatgaatatagtattttatataaatgcCACTGATTTTGAACACCACAGTGTGTGTATTGAAGGGGATTGTGTACACAGTAATAATGGTATTTATAAAGAGAATTTATTCTTTGTAATAAAAGttactttttatatttatagaaGTGTGAGTCAAGTTACTAAAATGTGTCCAAAAAacattggcttttttttttgcagttctgaATTGGTTTAAGAGTTTGTTTAGTTCTGCTTTACCTCTGCAGGGTAACAGACTCTTTTCTACCTCACCTTTCCCTGTAGTGTACAATGTGTCCTTTGTGAGTGACTGAGATCCAGAAATACAGGTGTTTAGGCATGTGTCCTTCAGAcaacaaaatttatttctgcctctCATGGATCTAACAGTAACTCCTACATTCAGCTTCTGAGAGCAGTTCAGTCAGATAAAAGTGAATTTGTTAATCTGTGAATTTAATAATATAtggatttatttcaaaaataaacattaagaCTTGGATACCCAAAGATGTGAGTAGCTATGATGGGTTAGATAAAGTAGTTAAACCTGATGTCTTTTGCCTCTTGTTACCTTAAGAAGTTTCTGAGGTAGAAGTTGTAGCCAGGCCATTTTGCCTAACAGCCATTCATGATTTTGTCTAATTCTGATGCTCAGATCTGTACTTAATGAACTATCTGTGATTTTGTCTGTCTTAAACCTGTGGGTAATGATTTTGCTGAGTATTTTTAGGTCTTTATGCTTTGCAAAATGGCAAGCTGTTGGGCTTACTGAACTTTTCCATACCAAACTTCTCAGGTTTTTCCCCATGTGGACTCCAGGCATCTCTTCTTGTTGCTGGAAAATCTGAAACTGTTTGGTTCCTTCTGTAGAAGCCATTCTGTGTCAGTGATAGCCCATGACCACCTCCTTTGGTTGTCCTTGTAAGAAAGAGACAACTCTTTTCTGCTGGTGCTGGACCAAAAAAATTACCTTAGAGAATCTTGCAACACATACAGCAGGAATGAATGTTGGCATTTT comes from Camarhynchus parvulus chromosome 2, STF_HiC, whole genome shotgun sequence and encodes:
- the CEP76 gene encoding centrosomal protein of 76 kDa, with the translated sequence MSLPPEKASELKQIIHQQLLKMDVHGRIREVLAETIREELAPEHQQLSTEDLIRALRQRGIIDDVMKELKFVTDVNEMGKTSAPKPSTHFVDREPPVLKKTNIDPTRRYLYLQVLGGKAFLEHLQEPEPLPGQICSTFTLCLHFRNQRFRSKPVPCACEPDFQDGFLLEIHKDSLGDGSKMVDATTMLSICDPVHMVLIKTDTFGETTLVASYFLEWRSVLAAENGITNVAVELLGVGTESKVSVGVLNIRLEMYPPLNKTLSSEITSTQFTLERQKTAEKERLFLVYAKQWWREYLQIRPTHNARLVKIFAQDENGVNRPVCSFVRPLRAGRLLDTPRQAARFVSVLGHERAPVIGGGGGKQEQWCTLLAFLCRNKGDCEDHANLLCSLLLGFGLEAFVCVGTKAKGVPHTWVMTCGSDGTITFWESLTGHRYIHRPINPDDPPLAEQPKPLYPYRTIGCIFNHEKFFGNCQPSDAVEVCVFDLHDESKWKPMSGEAIKSVCAPGATSSVPPFPPLCASTIDAAVTSNEMEVQLRILVSEHRKDLGLSTVWDDQLSYLLSQALAAYELERTTGVSAGNEEFQDAVRRAVPDGHTFKGFPIHFVHRNARRVFATCLRSPFCEEIICCRGDQVRLAVRVRVFAYPESACAVWIMFACKYRSVL